A genomic window from Chlorobium phaeobacteroides DSM 266 includes:
- the bchC gene encoding chlorophyll synthesis pathway protein BchC produces MKSKAIVFSGLREIILREVTLKPLSSTDILVETYWSSISTGTEKMAFNGLIPSPPFIFPFIPGYETVGKIIDAGEHVNQSLIGKFAYVAGSFGYEDVNAAFGGASQFIVCPVDSITVLDTLDNPQCGIALPLGATALHIVDLANVQNKKVLVLGQGAVGILAAELAGLMGAQLVAATEPHQNRLNLSSADLKVNPETQDASAVLAGHEFDVLIDSTGIMSAIDTGLRFLKFHGVVIFGGYYQRVNIDYSQAFQKELSFIAARQWAHGDLDRVKDLIGRHKLNAEKIFTHQSQVDENITSVYMQAFSDPDCLKMILHWKTDKEEQDTACYIASTS; encoded by the coding sequence ATGAAATCAAAAGCCATCGTTTTCAGCGGCTTGAGGGAGATTATCTTGCGGGAGGTCACCCTCAAACCGCTCTCTTCAACTGACATCCTTGTTGAAACCTACTGGTCGTCGATCAGTACCGGTACAGAAAAAATGGCCTTTAACGGCCTGATACCCTCTCCGCCCTTCATTTTCCCTTTTATACCAGGGTATGAAACCGTTGGCAAAATTATTGATGCGGGCGAACATGTCAACCAGAGCCTTATCGGCAAGTTTGCCTATGTTGCCGGATCGTTCGGCTATGAGGATGTGAATGCGGCTTTCGGCGGAGCTTCACAGTTCATCGTCTGCCCTGTTGACAGCATTACCGTTCTTGATACGCTTGATAACCCGCAATGCGGCATAGCCCTGCCACTTGGTGCTACGGCACTTCACATTGTGGATCTTGCCAATGTTCAAAACAAAAAAGTATTGGTGCTCGGTCAGGGTGCAGTCGGCATTCTTGCCGCTGAACTTGCCGGATTGATGGGCGCGCAACTCGTTGCAGCTACAGAACCGCATCAGAATCGCCTTAACCTCTCTTCAGCCGACCTTAAAGTAAATCCGGAAACGCAGGATGCTTCGGCAGTTCTTGCCGGTCACGAGTTCGATGTGCTCATCGACAGCACCGGAATCATGAGCGCCATTGATACAGGTCTTCGCTTTCTCAAGTTTCACGGGGTTGTTATTTTCGGCGGCTACTATCAGCGAGTGAACATCGACTACTCGCAAGCTTTTCAAAAAGAGCTTTCCTTTATTGCTGCAAGGCAGTGGGCACATGGCGATCTTGACCGTGTCAAGGATCTCATAGGCCGGCACAAGCTTAATGCTGAAAAAATCTTCACCCACCAGAGCCAGGTAGACGAAAACATAACATCGGTCTACATGCAGGCATTCAGCGATCCTGACTGCCTGAAGATGATTCTTCACTGGAAAACAGACAAAGAAGAGCAGGATACCGCCTGCTATATTGCAAGCACTTCATAA